The genomic segment GCGCGCCGCCGACGAAGCCGACGCACGCGACGTGTCCCTCGATCGCCACCGCGCGCAGCGACCGGTCCAGGGTGCCGACCACGTCGATGATCCGGTCGGCGCCGCGACCGGCGGTCAGCTCCCGTACCGGTCCGTCCCAGTCGGGCGTGTCCCGGCGATCGACGACCTCGTCGGCGCCGAGCGCGCGCAGCCGCGCCGCCTTGGCCGGGTCGCCGGTGGTGGCGATGACCCGGGCGCCGAGCAACCGGGCGAACTGGATGGCGAACAGCGACACCCCGCCGGATCCGAGCGTGACGACCGTGTCCCCGGCCCGCACCCCGCGGCCGTCGCCGGTGAGCGCGTTCCAGGCGGTGACCGCGGCGCACGGCAGCGTTGCCGCCTCCCGGTACGACAGGTGGGCCGGGATCGGCACCAGCGCCGTTTCCGGCAGGACGGCGAACTCGGTGAGCAGGCCGTCCAGCGAGCCGCCGAGCTGGGGCAGATGCTGCGCGCCGAACGGGCCGTGCTGCCAGGTCGGGAACAGCGTGGCGGTGACCCGGTCGCCGGCGGCGACGGTGCCGACGCCCGGCCCGGTGGCGACGACCTCGCCGGCACCGTCGGAGACCGGTACCACGTCGGGTCGGACCGGCAGCACGTAGCTGCCGCGCAGGACCAGCAGTTCCCGGAAGCTCAGCGACACCGCGCGCACCGCCACGAGCACCTCTCCGGGGCCCGGCACGGGCATCGGATGTTCGCGTACCGCCAGGCTGGCGATGCCGCCGCCGCTGCGGGCGTGGTAGCTGCGGATGGTTCGGGCCGGTGCGGCGGGTTCGGATGCTGGCCGCTGGATGCTGTCGAGCCGTGACACGGTGTCCCCTCGGTCGAGCTTAGATAGAACAGTCGGTCTACTCGGAATATATAGACCAGTTGTTCTACCGGTCAAGGTGTGCGACGCTCGACCGGTGAAGGCACGACAGGATTCCGGGCCCCGCGAGCGGCTGCTCACCGCGGCACAGCGCCTGACGTACGAGCATGGCCCGACGGTCGGTGTCGACGCGCTGCTCACCGAGGCGAACGTGGCACGCCGCTCGCTGTACGAGCACTTCGGTGGCAAGGACGGCCTGATCGCCGAGATGCTGCGGCGCAGCGCGGACGAGGACATCCAGCGTTACCGTGCGGTGCTGGACGGGGCCGGCGACGATCCGCGGGCCCGGCTGCTCGCCGTGTTCGACGAGTTGGACGCGATCGTGACCCGGCCCGGCTTTCGTGGCTGCCGCTACCTGGGTGCCGATCTCGCGCTGCCGGCCGAGGCGCATCCCGCGCACGCAGTCACCGGCGACTACCGGGAGCGCATCCACGCGCTGCTCGAGCACGAGCTGGTCCGGCTGCGCCACCCGGACCCCGGGGCCGCCGCGGACCAACTGCAACTCCTGATCGAGGGCACGCTCGCCACCGGAGCCGCCCGGCCCGGCACGCACCCCGGCCGGATCGCCCGCCAGCTCGCCGAACGGATCCTCGACTGAACCCGGCCAATCAGTCCACTGTGGACAGCGACGCGGTGGTCCCCGGTGGACGAGCCGCCGATGAGTGGACGCCGGTTCGGGCTGCGGAGTCGGGCGGGGTTGGTCATGGTGCTGTCTGGGGGGAGAGCGCTTGCCCGTTCGGGCAACGCCATGATCAACGGGGCGGAGGCGGCGCGGCGGACGCGGTAGCGTGCGGCATGGCGATTCCGGCGACGGTGGTCGGCTCCGGGCCGACGAAGGTTCTCGCACTGCACGGCTGGTTCGGCTCCGCCCGCGGTTGGGGCTGGCTGCCCGAACTCATCGACCAGGACTCCTACAGCTACGCGTTCGTCGACTACCGCGGCTACGGGCGGCGGCGGGACGAGCCGGGCGAGTACTCGATGGCCGAGATCAGCGCCGACGCGCGCGCCCTGGCCGACGAGCTGGGCTGGGACTGCTACGCGCTGCTCGGGCACTCGATGGGCGGCAAGGCGATGCTCCAGGTGTACGCGGACGCGCCGGAGCGGGTGACCGCGATGGCCGGCGTCAGCCCGGTGCCGGCCTCGGCTGTGCCGTTCGACGACGAGAGCTGGGCACTGTTCGACGGCGCCGCGCAGCGGGACGAGAACCGGTACGCCATCGTCGATCTGACCACCGGCGGCCGGCACTCGAAGACCTGGCTGGACCAGATGGTGCGGCACTCGGTGGACAACTCGACCCGGGCGGCGTTCGGTGCCTACCTGCGGCCGTGGGCGAAGGGCGACTTCGCCGCGCAGGTGCCGGCGCCGACGGTGCCGATGACGGTGATCGCCGGGGAGCACGACGCCGCGCTCGGCCCGGACGCGATGCGCGGTACCTGGCTCGCCCAGTTCCCGTCGTGCATCCTGGAGACGTTCCCGAACGCCGGCCACTACGCGATGTACGAGACCCCGGTCGCCCTCGCCACCACCCTGGAGAAGGCCCTGGGTTGAGCCGGATCCCGGGGGCGGCCCGGTCGAGTCGGTAGGGTTCGCGCGCGGCGCGGACCGCTGTCGGCCGAGCGGTCCGCAGGTTTCCCGGCCTCGCGGCGTCGGGGTCACCGGTCGGCGGCGATGCGCTCGGCGTCGGCCGGGGTACCGGCCATGAGCGTGCGGGCGTGCTCGATGACCAGCTCGACCTCCCCGGCGGCGATCGCGCTGCGCAAAGCCCTGATCTTCCGACCGGCCGGACGGTTGCAACGCCGACGATGTCGCGTGATGGCATTGACGGCGTCGATATGATGTCACTACGGTGTCATCGATCGGGTGGGTCGCCCACCGCGACAGCCGGGCGAGGCAGCCCGGCGAACGAGCAGGGAGGGTGTCATGGGGGACGTGCCGGAGTTCCTGGACCGCTACCAGCTGGACCGGCCGAGAACCGACCGACCACTCGGGTTCGCGTCGGCCCTCGCCGACCACCACGTACCGGGGGTCTCCATCGCGCTGCTGGAGGGCGGCGCCGTCACCCGCACCTGGGCGGTCGGCCGCCGCAGCATCACCAGCGACGCGGAGGTCCAGCCGGACACGCTGTTCCAGGCCGGCTCGATCAGCAAGTCGATCGCCGCCGCCTGCGCGCTGCGGCTGGCCGACGAGGACGTCCTCGACCTCGACGCCGACGTGAACGAGCTGCTGAAGTCGTGGCAGGTGCCGGCCAACGACGGCTGGCAGCCGCGCATCACGCTGCGCCAGCTGCTCGCGCACACCGCCGGTACGACGGTGCACGGCCTGATCGGCTACCCGCCGGGGATGCCGGTGCCGTCGGTGCCGGACATCCTCGACGGCAAGGGCAACTCGACACCGGTGCGGGTCACCGGCCTGCCCGGGGTGCGGCACGGCTACTCCGGCGGCGGGTACACGATCGCCCAGCTGGTGCTGACCGACGTGACCGGGCTCGACTTCGACACCCTGGCCTGGGAGCTGGTGTTCGAGCCGGCGGGCATGGTGCACAGCACCTTCGCCCAGCCGCTCGGTACGCACCGCGCCGCCCGCGCCGCGTCCGGGCACCGGCCCGGCCCGGCCCTGGTCGCCGGCGGCTGGCACACCTACCCGGACATGGCCGCGGCCGGCATGTGGAGCACGCCCAGCGACCTGGCCAGGTTCTTCGCCGCCATCCGGGACAGCCTGGCCGGCGTGCCCGGCGCCCTGCTGTCCGAAGGTTCGGCCCGCGCGATGGTCACCCGCGGCGCTCCGAACCAGCCGTACGGGCTGGGCGTGGTGATCGCCGAGCCCGGCGCACCGGCGTTCGTCGGCAACAGCGGTACCGACGAGGGGTACCGCAGCTGGGCCGGCATCCACCTGGACGACGGCAGCGGCGCCGCGGTGATGACCAACGGCGACTACGGGTACGACCTGATCACCGACGTGGTGCTGCCGGCGCTGACCGCCGAGTACGGCTGGCCGACCGCGCCGGCGCCGGCCCCGGCGGTGGCGGCGGGCGACCTCGCCGGGCGGTACGTCGGCGGGGACGACGAGTTCGTGGTCGCCGAGACGGGCACCGGGTTGACGCTCACGGTGCCCGGGCAGCCGCCGGTACCGCTGATCGCAGCTACCGACGAGAGCTGGCGGGCCCGGGTGCTCAACCTCGACGTCCGGTTCCCGGCCCGGGACGGCGACCGCGTCCTC from the Actinocatenispora thailandica genome contains:
- a CDS encoding zinc-dependent alcohol dehydrogenase family protein, whose product is MSRLDSIQRPASEPAAPARTIRSYHARSGGGIASLAVREHPMPVPGPGEVLVAVRAVSLSFRELLVLRGSYVLPVRPDVVPVSDGAGEVVATGPGVGTVAAGDRVTATLFPTWQHGPFGAQHLPQLGGSLDGLLTEFAVLPETALVPIPAHLSYREAATLPCAAVTAWNALTGDGRGVRAGDTVVTLGSGGVSLFAIQFARLLGARVIATTGDPAKAARLRALGADEVVDRRDTPDWDGPVRELTAGRGADRIIDVVGTLDRSLRAVAIEGHVACVGFVGGAPVPLDPRLLFASAATVRALAVGSRAQFLEMNRAIGARELRPVIDRVFGFDDAPEAYRYYESASPFGKVVIALD
- a CDS encoding TetR/AcrR family transcriptional regulator, coding for MKARQDSGPRERLLTAAQRLTYEHGPTVGVDALLTEANVARRSLYEHFGGKDGLIAEMLRRSADEDIQRYRAVLDGAGDDPRARLLAVFDELDAIVTRPGFRGCRYLGADLALPAEAHPAHAVTGDYRERIHALLEHELVRLRHPDPGAAADQLQLLIEGTLATGAARPGTHPGRIARQLAERILD
- a CDS encoding alpha/beta fold hydrolase; the encoded protein is MAIPATVVGSGPTKVLALHGWFGSARGWGWLPELIDQDSYSYAFVDYRGYGRRRDEPGEYSMAEISADARALADELGWDCYALLGHSMGGKAMLQVYADAPERVTAMAGVSPVPASAVPFDDESWALFDGAAQRDENRYAIVDLTTGGRHSKTWLDQMVRHSVDNSTRAAFGAYLRPWAKGDFAAQVPAPTVPMTVIAGEHDAALGPDAMRGTWLAQFPSCILETFPNAGHYAMYETPVALATTLEKALG
- a CDS encoding serine hydrolase domain-containing protein, translated to MGDVPEFLDRYQLDRPRTDRPLGFASALADHHVPGVSIALLEGGAVTRTWAVGRRSITSDAEVQPDTLFQAGSISKSIAAACALRLADEDVLDLDADVNELLKSWQVPANDGWQPRITLRQLLAHTAGTTVHGLIGYPPGMPVPSVPDILDGKGNSTPVRVTGLPGVRHGYSGGGYTIAQLVLTDVTGLDFDTLAWELVFEPAGMVHSTFAQPLGTHRAARAASGHRPGPALVAGGWHTYPDMAAAGMWSTPSDLARFFAAIRDSLAGVPGALLSEGSARAMVTRGAPNQPYGLGVVIAEPGAPAFVGNSGTDEGYRSWAGIHLDDGSGAAVMTNGDYGYDLITDVVLPALTAEYGWPTAPAPAPAVAAGDLAGRYVGGDDEFVVAETGTGLTLTVPGQPPVPLIAATDESWRARVLNLDVRFPARDGDRVLVLHQERTPDADVEATRVTG